From one Budorcas taxicolor isolate Tak-1 chromosome 21, Takin1.1, whole genome shotgun sequence genomic stretch:
- the LOC128066855 gene encoding methylmalonyl-CoA epimerase, mitochondrial isoform X2, which produces MLPKMARVLKAAAASAAGAVPVWNLGRLNHVAIAVPDLEKARAFYKNVLGAEVGEPVPLPEHGVSVVFVNLGNTKMELLHPLGSDSPIAGFLKKNKAGGMHHVCIEVDNINVAVMDLKEKKIRILSEEAKIGAHGKPVIFLHPSDCGGVLVELEQA; this is translated from the exons ATGCTTCCCAAAATGGCACGAGTGCTGAAGGCGGCGGCCGCGAGCGCCGCAG GGGCTGTCCCTGTATGGAACCTGGGTCGACTCAACCATGTTGCAATCGCAGTGCCAGACTTGGAAAAGGCCAgagcattttataaaaatgttctggGGGCCGAGGTGGGTGAGCCAGTCCCTCTTCCAGAGCATGGAGTGTCCGTCGTTTTTGTCAACCTGGGAAACACCAAGATGGAGCTGTTGCACCCACTGGGAAGTGACAGTCCAATTGCAGGATTCCTAAAGAAAAACAAGGCTGGAGGGATGCACCATGTCTGCATTGAG gTGGATAATATAAATGTGGCTGTGATggatttgaaagaaaagaagattcGTATTTTAAGTGAAGAGGCCAAAATAGGAGCACATGGAAAACCAGTGATCTTTCTCCATCCTAGTGACTGTGGTGGAGTCCTTGTGGAATTGGAGCAAGCCTGA
- the LOC128066855 gene encoding methylmalonyl-CoA epimerase, mitochondrial isoform X1, with amino-acid sequence MLPKMARVLKAAAASAAGLFPRLRTPVSTVRTSASLSSHPGAVPVWNLGRLNHVAIAVPDLEKARAFYKNVLGAEVGEPVPLPEHGVSVVFVNLGNTKMELLHPLGSDSPIAGFLKKNKAGGMHHVCIEVDNINVAVMDLKEKKIRILSEEAKIGAHGKPVIFLHPSDCGGVLVELEQA; translated from the exons ATGCTTCCCAAAATGGCACGAGTGCTGAAGGCGGCGGCCGCGAGCGCCGCAG GGCTTTTCCCCAGACTTCGGACTCCAGTTTCAACAGTAAGAACTTCCGCATCGCTGTCCTCGCATCCAGGGGCTGTCCCTGTATGGAACCTGGGTCGACTCAACCATGTTGCAATCGCAGTGCCAGACTTGGAAAAGGCCAgagcattttataaaaatgttctggGGGCCGAGGTGGGTGAGCCAGTCCCTCTTCCAGAGCATGGAGTGTCCGTCGTTTTTGTCAACCTGGGAAACACCAAGATGGAGCTGTTGCACCCACTGGGAAGTGACAGTCCAATTGCAGGATTCCTAAAGAAAAACAAGGCTGGAGGGATGCACCATGTCTGCATTGAG gTGGATAATATAAATGTGGCTGTGATggatttgaaagaaaagaagattcGTATTTTAAGTGAAGAGGCCAAAATAGGAGCACATGGAAAACCAGTGATCTTTCTCCATCCTAGTGACTGTGGTGGAGTCCTTGTGGAATTGGAGCAAGCCTGA